One segment of Formicincola oecophyllae DNA contains the following:
- a CDS encoding inositol monophosphatase family protein, whose amino-acid sequence MPDDNAFAAPPRDILERALRAAHYCADEAARHALPLFRKPLQAEVKQDGSPVTVADKAAEEAMRAHLAQAFPNHAVLGEESGLAQGAHGAPTTPATMAEWLWVLDPIDGTRAFLTGRPSFCTLVALLHHGRPVLGLVDQPVTGERWHAVLGGPTHYASSKGFPGTVGTRQGRALGQAELSCTAPEIIAPANQAAFKALQNQAARMSWGGDAYAYGLLALGQLDLIAEDTMKPWDWAALAPVVEGAGGVMSDWQGRPLTFTPQKGDQSGGTVLAAANPTLHKQAVEALGAHPMR is encoded by the coding sequence ATGCCAGACGACAACGCTTTTGCAGCCCCGCCACGCGACATTTTAGAACGCGCCCTGCGCGCAGCCCACTATTGCGCTGACGAAGCAGCCCGCCACGCACTGCCCCTGTTCAGAAAGCCCTTGCAAGCAGAGGTCAAGCAGGATGGCAGCCCCGTGACGGTGGCTGACAAAGCAGCGGAGGAAGCCATGCGCGCCCACCTGGCCCAGGCCTTCCCCAACCATGCCGTCCTGGGGGAGGAAAGCGGCCTGGCGCAAGGCGCGCACGGCGCCCCAACCACGCCAGCCACCATGGCTGAATGGCTTTGGGTGCTTGACCCCATAGACGGCACAAGGGCCTTCCTGACGGGGCGCCCAAGCTTCTGCACCCTTGTGGCGCTGCTGCACCATGGCAGGCCCGTTCTGGGCCTTGTGGACCAACCGGTAACAGGCGAACGCTGGCACGCTGTGCTGGGCGGGCCAACCCACTACGCCAGCAGCAAGGGCTTCCCGGGCACCGTGGGCACACGCCAAGGGCGCGCCCTTGGGCAGGCGGAACTCTCCTGCACAGCGCCTGAAATCATCGCGCCCGCCAACCAGGCAGCCTTCAAGGCGCTGCAAAACCAGGCCGCCCGCATGAGCTGGGGCGGGGACGCTTACGCTTACGGCCTTTTGGCGCTGGGGCAGCTGGACCTTATCGCCGAAGACACCATGAAACCTTGGGACTGGGCCGCGCTAGCGCCAGTGGTGGAGGGCGCAGGCGGCGTGATGAGCGACTGGCAGGGACGCCCGCTGACCTTCACCCCCCAAAAGGGCGACCAGAGTGGCGGCACAGTGCTGGCAGCAGCCAACCCCACACTCCACAAGCAGGCGGTGGAAGCCCTTGGCGCCCACCCAATGCGCTAA
- a CDS encoding 3-deoxy-manno-octulosonate cytidylyltransferase, producing the protein MIGPMMSLMPAAPTPERPRNPAVVIPARLASSRLPRKALLPLAGQPMVVHVARAALKAALGPVILAVDGGEMAQALSTPLAELEREGMGAVQLVLTDPALPSGSDRVAAALALVDPEKRHDVVVNVQGDLPLVRPEHIQAGLEALLVGGQAMDIGTLAAPIHHQAEAEAPSVVKVACALGPGRNSARALYFSRAVVPGGHGPLWHHVGLYAWRRPALERFVALPPSTLEKRESLEQLRALEAGMTVGCAAIDEAPWGVDTPDDLVRARLLLEGAGEEEGVL; encoded by the coding sequence ATGATAGGCCCCATGATGTCCTTGATGCCAGCTGCACCAACACCAGAACGCCCCCGCAACCCCGCTGTGGTCATTCCAGCGCGCCTTGCCTCCAGCCGCCTGCCGCGCAAAGCCCTGCTGCCTTTGGCGGGCCAGCCCATGGTGGTGCATGTGGCCCGCGCAGCCTTGAAGGCAGCGCTGGGGCCGGTGATCCTAGCGGTGGATGGTGGGGAGATGGCTCAGGCCCTTAGCACCCCGCTGGCAGAGCTGGAGCGTGAGGGCATGGGCGCAGTGCAGCTGGTGCTGACCGACCCCGCCCTGCCCAGCGGGTCTGACCGCGTGGCGGCAGCGCTGGCGTTGGTGGACCCAGAGAAGCGCCACGACGTTGTCGTCAACGTTCAGGGCGACCTGCCACTGGTTAGACCTGAACACATCCAAGCAGGGCTGGAGGCGCTGCTGGTGGGAGGGCAGGCCATGGATATCGGCACGCTGGCTGCGCCCATCCACCACCAGGCGGAGGCAGAGGCACCCTCTGTCGTCAAAGTGGCCTGCGCCCTGGGGCCAGGGCGGAACAGCGCACGCGCGCTTTATTTTTCGCGCGCTGTAGTGCCAGGGGGGCACGGGCCGCTTTGGCACCATGTGGGCCTTTACGCCTGGCGCCGCCCCGCGCTGGAGCGCTTCGTGGCGCTGCCCCCCAGCACACTGGAGAAGCGCGAATCGCTTGAGCAACTCCGCGCCCTTGAAGCTGGCATGACTGTGGGGTGCGCTGCTATTGATGAAGCCCCCTGGGGGGTGGACACCCCTGATGACCTGGTGCGCGCCCGTCTCCTCCTGGAAGGGGCCGGGGAAGAGGAAGGTGTGTTGTGA
- a CDS encoding prephenate dehydratase domain-containing protein, whose protein sequence is MSAPAPSPAHQENAPLGNVLGTIAFQGRPGAYSDLAARQARPGWATLPCPSFAAAINAVRFGQADEALLPCENTLAGRVPEIHALLPDAALVLVGEHFMPIHHCLLALPGTPLGAVRRVHTHPVALLQIRDYLAAQGLEGVSAFDTAGAAELVASWGDPSQAAVASELAGTLNGLEVLARHVEDAGHNTTRFYLAAPEGAHHPQGCRDAPHGLMTTLIVEGPSVPGALHAMLGGFATHGVNMTRIESYMKGGRFDTPCFLMDVEAAPGQPAMDAALHALGRTCVSVRVLGVYPRSAYRGGLGEGQPTWRAQANPSQTEPWGAPSPGRAPGNGETP, encoded by the coding sequence GTGAGCGCGCCTGCCCCCTCCCCAGCCCACCAGGAGAACGCCCCTTTGGGCAACGTTCTAGGCACCATTGCTTTCCAAGGGCGCCCTGGGGCCTATTCAGACCTGGCCGCGCGCCAGGCCCGCCCTGGTTGGGCTACGCTGCCGTGCCCCAGCTTCGCTGCTGCCATCAACGCCGTGCGCTTTGGTCAAGCTGATGAGGCCCTGCTGCCTTGCGAGAACACGCTGGCTGGGCGCGTGCCTGAAATCCACGCCCTGCTGCCAGATGCCGCCCTGGTGCTGGTGGGGGAGCATTTTATGCCCATCCACCACTGCCTTTTGGCGCTGCCAGGCACGCCTTTGGGGGCGGTCAGGCGCGTCCATACCCACCCGGTGGCTTTGCTGCAAATCAGAGATTATCTGGCTGCCCAGGGCCTGGAGGGCGTCAGCGCCTTTGACACGGCGGGCGCTGCCGAACTGGTGGCTTCATGGGGTGACCCTTCCCAAGCCGCCGTGGCCTCCGAACTGGCTGGCACGTTGAATGGGCTGGAGGTCCTGGCCCGCCATGTGGAGGATGCAGGCCACAACACAACGCGCTTCTACTTGGCTGCGCCGGAAGGCGCCCACCACCCCCAAGGCTGCAGGGACGCCCCCCATGGCCTGATGACGACCCTGATTGTGGAGGGGCCGAGCGTGCCAGGGGCCCTTCATGCCATGCTGGGCGGTTTTGCTACCCATGGCGTCAACATGACGCGCATTGAAAGTTACATGAAGGGGGGACGCTTTGACACGCCATGCTTCCTAATGGATGTGGAAGCCGCCCCAGGCCAGCCCGCCATGGACGCTGCCCTCCACGCCCTGGGCCGCACCTGCGTAAGCGTGCGGGTGCTTGGCGTCTACCCTCGCAGCGCGTACAGAGGGGGCCTGGGTGAAGGCCAGCCAACCTGGAGGGCGCAGGCCAACCCTTCACAGACCGAACCATGGGGCGCCCCCTCGCCTGGGCGGGCGCCTGGCAACGGAGAGACGCCATGA
- the dapA gene encoding 4-hydroxy-tetrahydrodipicolinate synthase, whose product MNATPTPKRCATGRHKGRAVNEVFRGVFTALATPMAVDGSLDEGAFTRHVQRQVAGGVRGLVPMGTTGESPTLTHEEHGRVVALCVKAAEGRVPVMAGAGSNCTREAVNMARFAHQAGADALLVAVPYYNKPTQEGLYAHYMAIADATPLPLWIYCIPGRSVVDVSVETMARLARHPNIAGTKDATADLTRPIAVRRAVGAGFNQLSGEDGSALSFRAAGGHGCISVTANVAPELCQRLHDLWEEGKLEEAIALQDKLTPLHDALFAETSPGPVKYAIAKLGFGAPCLRLPLVAPRPATQARLDAAMAALGLV is encoded by the coding sequence ATGAACGCCACCCCCACCCCCAAACGCTGCGCAACAGGCCGCCACAAGGGGCGCGCCGTCAATGAGGTGTTCAGGGGCGTGTTCACAGCCCTAGCCACCCCTATGGCCGTTGACGGCAGCCTGGATGAAGGGGCCTTCACGCGCCACGTGCAACGCCAGGTCGCAGGCGGCGTGCGCGGCCTGGTGCCCATGGGCACGACAGGCGAAAGCCCCACCCTGACCCATGAGGAACACGGGCGCGTGGTGGCGCTGTGCGTCAAGGCAGCTGAAGGCCGCGTGCCCGTCATGGCGGGCGCTGGGTCCAACTGCACCAGGGAGGCGGTGAACATGGCGCGCTTCGCCCACCAGGCGGGCGCTGACGCCCTGCTGGTGGCGGTGCCCTACTACAACAAGCCCACGCAGGAAGGGCTTTACGCGCACTACATGGCCATTGCTGACGCAACCCCCCTGCCGCTGTGGATTTACTGCATCCCCGGCCGTTCCGTGGTGGATGTCAGTGTGGAGACCATGGCGCGCCTGGCGCGCCACCCCAACATCGCCGGCACCAAGGACGCGACCGCTGACCTCACACGGCCCATCGCTGTGCGCCGTGCTGTGGGGGCGGGGTTCAACCAGCTTTCCGGGGAGGATGGGTCCGCCCTCTCCTTCAGGGCGGCTGGCGGCCATGGCTGCATCAGCGTGACGGCCAATGTGGCGCCTGAACTGTGCCAGCGCCTGCATGATTTGTGGGAGGAGGGCAAGCTGGAGGAAGCCATCGCGCTCCAGGATAAGCTGACACCCCTCCATGACGCCCTGTTCGCTGAAACCAGCCCAGGCCCCGTGAAGTACGCCATCGCTAAGCTGGGCTTTGGGGCGCCCTGCCTGCGCTTGCCGCTGGTGGCCCCCAGGCCTGCGACCCAGGCGCGCCTTGACGCCGCTATGGCCGCCCTGGGCCTAGTGTGA
- the smpB gene encoding SsrA-binding protein SmpB, with the protein MAEKKARKTLISHGIVAQNRKARHNYAILETVEAGLVLKGPEVKSLRLGRATITEAYAGERGGEMWLVNAYIPEYQGGVLSRFETRAPRKLLLHRKQVNKLLGAVQKEGITLVPLDIHFNERGQAKVLLGLGQGKKNHDKRRAMADRDWQRDKARLMRDKNL; encoded by the coding sequence ATGGCTGAGAAGAAAGCGCGCAAAACACTGATTTCACACGGCATTGTGGCGCAGAACCGCAAGGCCAGGCATAACTACGCCATTTTGGAGACTGTGGAGGCTGGGCTGGTGCTGAAGGGGCCAGAGGTCAAAAGCCTGCGCCTAGGCCGCGCCACCATCACGGAAGCCTACGCTGGCGAGCGGGGGGGGGAGATGTGGCTCGTCAACGCCTACATCCCTGAATATCAGGGCGGCGTCCTTTCGCGTTTTGAGACGCGCGCGCCGCGCAAGCTCCTCCTCCACCGCAAACAGGTCAACAAGCTTCTGGGCGCTGTGCAGAAGGAGGGGATCACCCTTGTGCCGCTTGACATCCACTTCAATGAGCGCGGCCAGGCCAAAGTTCTTCTAGGGCTGGGCCAGGGCAAGAAGAACCATGATAAGCGCCGCGCCATGGCAGACCGTGACTGGCAGCGCGACAAGGCACGCCTGATGCGCGACAAAAACCTCTGA
- a CDS encoding cold-shock protein — protein MRNNRTDRSSFSPRRGGFDRDFPSEPSFMGGQGGGFGGGRPPRRPGRGPIASGPEVGATVKWFNAERGFGFVGLSDGSGDVFLHANTLNDAGHPTPEPGTTLTVRTGQGPKGRQVAEILSFDASTAEAPTSRPSGPRAGFGGAAPDMSTAQDMRGTVKWYNPTKGFGFITPENGGKDVFIHASALGRSGLDNLADGQQVDMKVAQGHKGPEALSVTPV, from the coding sequence TTGAGAAACAACCGAACCGACCGCAGCTCTTTTTCACCCCGCCGCGGCGGATTTGACCGTGATTTCCCCTCAGAGCCATCCTTCATGGGTGGCCAGGGGGGTGGTTTCGGGGGGGGGCGCCCGCCGCGCCGTCCTGGCCGTGGCCCCATCGCCAGCGGCCCGGAAGTTGGCGCGACCGTCAAGTGGTTCAACGCGGAGCGTGGCTTTGGCTTCGTTGGGTTGAGCGACGGCAGCGGTGACGTGTTCCTGCACGCCAACACCCTCAACGATGCTGGCCACCCCACGCCGGAGCCTGGCACCACCTTGACGGTGCGCACGGGCCAGGGCCCCAAGGGGCGCCAAGTGGCTGAGATCCTCTCCTTTGATGCCAGCACGGCAGAAGCCCCGACAAGCCGCCCCAGCGGGCCGCGCGCAGGCTTTGGCGGCGCTGCCCCTGACATGTCCACCGCCCAGGACATGCGCGGCACGGTCAAGTGGTACAACCCCACCAAGGGTTTTGGCTTCATCACCCCTGAGAACGGCGGCAAGGATGTGTTCATCCACGCTTCCGCCCTGGGCCGCTCTGGCCTGGACAACCTGGCTGACGGCCAGCAGGTGGACATGAAGGTGGCCCAGGGCCACAAAGGCCCTGAGGCGCTGAGCGTCACGCCTGTTTGA
- a CDS encoding ATP-dependent DNA helicase RecG: MPAPTQPAPCAPPAQAVSPNAGNPFALAALEAPLASLPGIGPRTAPLLAKVAGGGRVLDLLFTMPEKLVDRRNLQTIAQARQNQPGTVFTSRLKVLSVRTPKRPGQPTIMRAGDGTGFLEAAWFRKGRVPLPAVGTEILISGAATFRHDVLTLNGPERLVPWAERGRFPWLDPVWPLTAGLTRAAMEKAIQAALVRLEGLAMPEWHDPTLVRQRCWPSFVEALQWLHHPTEAARQWRQRQRAREAGTSQGGGALESPPAQEGTLGLMLDRAQSRLAADELLASQLYLALSRAEAAGRQGRPLTGGTEGPLWQAQMLEAFGHPPTPSQNSAFAEIAAEMAAPTPMNRLLQGDVGAGKTWVAMMAMLQAAGSGAQAALMAPTGLLAHQHHATLSKLCPLPVTYLGGDLSTAERQAALEHIKSGEAKLIVGTHALFQDDVTFHDLGLAIVDEQHRFGVEQRLRLAEKARDPALPADMLVMTATPIPRTLQLARWGELGVSRLEGRPQGRLPVKTTLHDHQQRDEVMAALARALAQGRQVFWVCPLVEESEALSATAAEERRAALVKRFGEGAVGLAHGRQEAALRQAELARFREGESRILVATTVVEVGVDIPTATIMVIEDADRFGLAQLHQLRGRVGRGGGQSFCLLLPSAGAGKTALERLDLLRHTEDGFLIADKDYQMRGAGDPAGRRQSGLPAFRLAVGAETPALLELATREARLLLGRLQHPGASADQGEGRAALGLLLRLFGHDPARALTLAG; encoded by the coding sequence TTGCCAGCCCCCACCCAGCCTGCGCCCTGCGCCCCACCAGCCCAGGCTGTCAGCCCAAACGCTGGCAACCCCTTTGCACTGGCAGCGCTGGAAGCCCCCTTGGCAAGCCTGCCTGGCATAGGGCCGCGCACAGCGCCCTTGTTGGCCAAGGTGGCTGGGGGGGGGCGGGTCCTCGACCTCCTCTTCACCATGCCGGAGAAGCTGGTGGACCGCCGCAACCTCCAAACCATTGCGCAAGCGCGCCAAAACCAGCCTGGCACGGTGTTCACAAGCCGCCTCAAAGTGCTGTCAGTGCGCACGCCGAAACGCCCTGGCCAGCCCACCATCATGCGCGCTGGGGACGGCACAGGCTTCCTAGAAGCAGCGTGGTTCCGCAAAGGCCGCGTACCCCTGCCGGCTGTCGGTACGGAGATCTTGATTTCAGGCGCGGCTACCTTTCGCCATGACGTCCTGACCTTGAACGGGCCTGAGCGCTTAGTACCTTGGGCGGAGCGGGGGCGCTTCCCCTGGCTAGACCCTGTCTGGCCGCTGACGGCGGGGCTGACGCGCGCTGCCATGGAAAAGGCCATCCAGGCCGCTCTGGTGCGGCTTGAAGGGCTGGCCATGCCTGAATGGCACGACCCCACCCTGGTACGGCAGCGCTGCTGGCCTAGCTTTGTGGAAGCCCTGCAATGGCTACACCACCCCACAGAGGCCGCGCGCCAGTGGCGGCAGCGCCAGCGGGCAAGGGAGGCTGGAACGAGCCAGGGCGGGGGGGCGCTTGAAAGCCCCCCGGCCCAGGAAGGCACGCTGGGGCTGATGCTTGACCGCGCCCAAAGCCGCCTGGCCGCTGACGAGCTCCTGGCTAGCCAGCTTTACCTGGCCCTTTCCCGCGCGGAGGCGGCAGGCCGCCAAGGCCGCCCCCTAACAGGCGGCACAGAGGGGCCCTTATGGCAGGCCCAGATGCTTGAGGCCTTCGGCCACCCCCCCACCCCTTCCCAAAACAGCGCCTTTGCGGAGATAGCGGCGGAAATGGCCGCCCCCACCCCCATGAACAGGCTTCTGCAAGGTGATGTCGGGGCTGGCAAAACATGGGTGGCTATGATGGCCATGCTCCAAGCGGCGGGCTCTGGCGCGCAAGCCGCCCTGATGGCGCCGACCGGCCTTCTGGCCCACCAGCACCATGCAACGCTCAGCAAGCTGTGCCCGCTGCCCGTCACCTACCTTGGCGGCGACTTAAGCACCGCTGAGCGCCAAGCTGCGCTGGAGCACATCAAAAGTGGCGAGGCCAAACTGATTGTAGGCACCCATGCCCTTTTCCAGGATGACGTCACCTTCCATGACCTTGGACTGGCCATTGTAGATGAGCAGCACCGCTTTGGCGTTGAGCAGCGCCTGCGCCTGGCTGAAAAGGCGCGTGACCCTGCCTTGCCAGCCGACATGCTGGTGATGACGGCAACCCCTATCCCCCGCACCCTGCAGCTGGCCCGCTGGGGGGAGCTTGGCGTCAGCCGGCTTGAAGGGCGCCCCCAAGGGCGGCTGCCGGTCAAAACCACCCTCCACGATCACCAGCAGCGCGATGAGGTGATGGCAGCCCTAGCGCGCGCATTGGCGCAAGGGCGGCAGGTTTTCTGGGTTTGCCCCCTGGTGGAGGAGAGCGAGGCCCTGAGTGCCACCGCCGCTGAGGAACGCAGGGCCGCTCTAGTCAAGCGCTTTGGCGAAGGCGCGGTAGGGCTGGCCCACGGCCGCCAGGAAGCAGCCCTACGCCAGGCGGAGCTTGCGCGTTTCAGGGAGGGGGAAAGCCGCATCCTGGTGGCCACAACCGTGGTGGAGGTGGGGGTGGACATCCCCACAGCCACCATCATGGTGATTGAGGACGCAGACCGTTTCGGCCTGGCGCAGCTTCACCAGCTGCGCGGGCGCGTGGGGCGTGGGGGCGGGCAGTCGTTCTGCCTTCTGCTGCCCAGCGCTGGCGCTGGCAAAACCGCCCTGGAGCGCCTTGATTTGCTGCGCCACACCGAAGACGGCTTCCTCATCGCTGACAAGGACTACCAGATGCGCGGCGCAGGCGACCCAGCTGGGCGGCGCCAAAGCGGCCTGCCCGCCTTCCGCCTGGCTGTAGGGGCTGAAACCCCAGCCCTGCTGGAACTCGCCACGCGTGAGGCCAGGCTGCTGCTTGGGCGGCTGCAGCACCCAGGGGCCAGCGCTGACCAGGGGGAGGGGCGGGCTGCTTTGGGGCTGCTTCTGCGCCTTTTTGGCCATGACCCAGCCCGCGCCCTCACCCTGGCTGGCTAA